In Triticum aestivum cultivar Chinese Spring chromosome 5B, IWGSC CS RefSeq v2.1, whole genome shotgun sequence, the following proteins share a genomic window:
- the LOC123113763 gene encoding uncharacterized protein, whose amino-acid sequence MVIAGEPEPEEVAVMFSDRLRAEEETVVFPGWVMLDRIGRTHCDGDLGAAREAVNGNKTAVQVEMDSGHSFYVSFTLAPPPQGASYLDLHWPLEGSAKSVPPYKQPAYPFVRAIDKDLVLFHISIPSLPHRNFVPPDLFVYNAAGHPPSVQQLPLYRRRSFLRVNFTTGILRRQNGSYIVSDLNVYPKKEGTGNNSMCAELCVFNSNTRAWSFFSKDAPQPQDQSNGQFPTLWSTDHVLAFDGRFLCWVDYFSGVLLSDFSNLRSRVLHFVPFPGKGEYPAKVRVQRCFPDRFRSVSISNGKMCFVHIDNDFHERIHTGSQGQQPRKKITIWTLNMMDGNSRFKWEPHRVIYLDGLLPNPHRLPEFPIISADDPDVLCCLLRRNFMVRPPWS is encoded by the coding sequence ATGGTCATCGCAGGCGAGCCAGAGCCGGAGGAGGTGGCCGTCATGTTCTCCGATAGGTTGAGGGCGGAGGAGGAGACCGTCGTCTTCCCCGGTTGGGTGATGCTGGATCGCATCGGCCGCACCCACTGCGACGGCGACCTAGGAGCTGCTCGTGAGGCTGTCAACGGGAACAAGACCGCCGTTCAAGTCGAGATGGACAGCGGCCACTCCTTCTACGTGTCCTTCACCCTCGCGCCTCCTCCACAAGGGGCCTCTTACCTTGATCTCCACTGGCCGCTGGAAGGCTCAGCCAAATCCGTGCCCCCCTACAAGCAGCCTGCCTATCCCTTCGTCCGGGCAATCGACAAGGACCTCGTCCTCTTCCACATCTCCATCCCGAGCCTGCCTCACCGCAACTTCGTCCCGCCAGATCTGTTCGTCTACAATGCCGCTGGTCACCCCCCCTCGGTGCAGCAGCTCCCTCTGTACAGGAGAAGGTCATTCCTCAGGGTTAACTTCACCACAGGCATCCTGCGGCGCCAAAACGGCAGCTACATCGTTTCCGACCTCAATGTCTACCCAAAAAAGGAGGGCACTGGTAATAATTCCATGTGCGCCGAACTCTGCGTCTTCAACTCCAATACACGGGCGTGGAGCTTCTTCAGCAAGGATGCTCCGCAGCCCCAGGACCAGAGCAATGGCCAGTTCCCCACCCTCTGGTCAACCGACCATGTGCTTGCTTTTGACGGCCGTTTCCTGTGCTGGGTTGACTACTTCAGCGGTGTCCTGCTATCCGACTTCTCCAATCTGCGCTCCCGGGTGCTCCACTTCGTCCCTTTCCCTGGAAAAGGAGAGTACCCTGCTAAGGTACGGGTTCAAAGGTGCTTCCCAGACAGATTCCGAAGCGTGTCCATCAGCAACGGCAAGATGTGCTTCGTCCACATTGACAATGACTTCCATGAGAGAATCCACACTGGCTCGCAAGGGCAGCAGCCTCGCAAAAAAATCACCATTTGGACTTTGAACATGATGGATGGTAACTCCAGGTTCAAGTGGGAGCCACATCGTGTGATCTACCTGGATGGTCTTTTGCCAAATCCTCACCGTCTTCCCGAGTTCCCTATCATCAGCGCAGATGACCCGGATGTTCTGTGCTGCCTCTTAAGGAGGAATTTCATGGTGAGGCCTCCATGGTCATGA